CGCGTCGTAGGTACCGATGTCTTGAGAATCCGCGACCTTTGGAATCGAAATTTCCCAGATTTGGCCGGATTTACTGGCTAGCTCGTTCGATGTATAAGTAAGGTTCCAGGCGAGGGTTTTATCCATTCCTATTACTCGCTGGTTAAATTTAACTGCAATTGCAGTAACGTTGTTTTCAAATTTTACTTCGGTTTCCATTGGTCCGGTGGAGTCGCTGGCTTTAACGTTCTCGACTTTGGTTGAGCCGATTTTGAGTTCAAACCTGTCCGCGTAAACATTGACTGTTTTGTTTTTGAGAGTAATTTCCTGAGCGACGTTAGTTTTGCCGGTTTGGTCGACCGCGTACGAAACTTTATAGTCCGTTTGAAATTCACCCTCGGCGTGAACGTTGGTTGGAAGTGCAGGCAGAGTGAAAATTAGAGTGAGAAAAGATACGACAAGGAGGGCAAGTTTTCGCATAGAAACAGTATCTAGTATTTTCTATTTGGTATCAAGTCGCTGGTCCTGAGCGAGGAGTGTTAGCGACGAGTCGAATGAGTGGCGGGTTTTGGTCTTCCGGTGTATCAAGGTGGCACCTTGATTGCTCTGATACAAAGTTAAGGTGAGATCCTTGAGCCCTCGAAAGGTCTCCTTCCTTAAACTTATTACTATAGTTCTTTTGCGAGAAATTGATCTTTCGACAAGCTCAAGACTGGTTTTATAATAGTTCCTTTGCCAAAAACTGGCCAGTGTATGAATTTTTAACTTTGGCTATTTCTTGAGGGGTTCCAGTTGCTACTATTTGTCCCCCGCCGGCCCCACCTTCGGGTCCCAGGTCGATAATCCAATCCGTGTTTTTAATAACGTCTAGGTTGTGTTCGATGATGATTACCGTATTTCCCTGAGCGACAAGTCTTTTTAGGATAAGGAGTAATCTCTCAATGTCTGCGAAGTGAAGACCGGTTGTAGGCTCGTCCAAGATATATAGGGTTTTACCAGTTGATCGTTTGCTGAGTTCTGTTGCGAGTTTGACTCGCTGAGCTTCACCGCCGGATAAGGTAGGTGCAGGTTGGCCCAAACGAATATACCCCAGACCGACGTCGTAGATCGTTTGCATTTTAGATGTAATAGTTGGGATGTTCTCGAAAAATTTTAACGTTTCTTCAACCGTCATGTCTAGAACTTCCGAAATGTTTTTATTTTTGTAATGAATTTCGAGCGCTTCGTCGTTGTACCTTTTACCGCCGCAAACCTCACAGTCCACGTAGACATCCGGCAAAAACTGCATTTCGATTTTAACCTGACCTTCTCCTTCGCACGCTTCACATCTTCCACCCTTGACGTTGAAGGAGAATCTACCGGGTTTGTAGCCCCGGATTCTGGCGTCTGTGGTTTTGGCGAAAAGATCTCTTATATAAGTGAAGGCGCCAGTGTAGGTTGCGGGGTTGCTTCTTGGAGTTCTTCCGATTGGCGACTGGTCAATTAAAATTACCTTGTCGAGCTCGTCGTGCCCCATTAGTCCTTCGTGCTCCCCTGCTTTTTGACGGGATCTGTAGATTTCACCTGCCAAGGCTTTATACAAAATGTCGTGAATAAGCGTGGATTTTCCGGAACCGGAAACGCCGGTTACACAAACAAATTTTCCAAGCGGAAACTCTACGTCTATGTTTTTGAGATTGTGTTCTTTGGCACCAATTAAGGTCAGTTTTTTAGTATTGCCGTTTGTTACTCGAGCTTTTTGAAATGGCCGAGTATTACTTAAGATCTCGTGCCTTACTTCTTCTGGGGAAACATAAACTTCGACTTTCTTTTTCCCGGAAAGATATTTTCCGGTTAAAGATTTTGGGTCCTTCATTATGTGGCTGGGAGTCCCTTGAGAAACGACGTGTCCGCCGTGTCCGCCCGCCGCCGGACCAAAATCGAGAATTTCGTCGGATTCGAGCATCATGTCACGGTCGTGTTCTACAACCACAACGGTGTTTTGAAGGTCTCTTAAGCGTTTTAAGGTGGTAATTAGTCGGTTGTTGTCCCTTTGATGCAAGCCGATCGAAGGTTCATCTAAAACGTAAAGTACACCCGAGAGTCCTGAACCTATTTGGCTTGCCAGGCGGATTCTTTGGGCTTCTCCGCCTGCTAGCGTATTGGCGGTTCTGCTGATTGTTAGGTATTCAAGTCCGACGTCTAAAAGGAATTGGGTTCTTAAAACGAGCTCTTTTAATATGGATTTGGCAATTGTCTTTTCGCGGTCGTTAAGCAATGTTGCAGAAGCATCCGAGACTTTCTTTAGCCAGAAGGAAAGATCAACGATAGCTTGATCTGCTATCTCGGCTATCGACTTTTCGTCAATAGTGATTGAAAGCGCTTCGGGTTTAAGCCTGGTTCCCTTACACACATCGCACGTGTCTATCCTCATGAACTTTTCGATTTCCTTTCTTACATAATCGGATTCTGTTTGAGAGTAGCGTCTTTCAAGATTTGTAATGACGCCTTCGAAAGACGTGTTCCAGGAGACGAGCTTGCCTAGTCTGTTCAAGCCTTTAACCTTGAAGTTTTTGTTTTGGTTACCGTAAAGGACGAGGTCGAGTTTTTCTTTAGGAAGTTCACCTGTTGGCTTGTCGAGTGATACTCCATTTTCGCGGCACGCTTGTTCTAATACTCTCCACGACCATGAGTCTGTTTGGACTATTCTTGCCCACGGAAGGATTGCGCCTTCGGCGATTGAAAGATTGGGGTTTAGAATGAGAGCTGGGTCGACTTTTCTGATTGTCCCAAGACCGTTACAGGCAGGACAAGCACCATGGGGAGAATTGAACGAGAACGAACGAGGTTCGATTTCTGGCAAAGAGATATTATCTTGAGGACACGCAAATTTTTCAGAAAACAGGTGATCTTTCATTTGTTGTGGGTATTGGGGGATGTCGAAAGACTTATCTAGAATTTCGGAAACAATGACTGTTCCTTCTCCGAGCGCTAGAGCTTGCTCGACGGATTGGGAAAGTCTACTTTTTTCAGCAGGAATCGTAAGTCTGTCGATTACGACTTCGATTGAATGTTTGTTCGTTTTGATGAGCACAAAATCTTCGTCTATGTCTTTAATTTGTCCGTCGACCCTGACTTGTCTGTATCCCCTTTTGGCTACGTCTTTAAAAAGGTCTTTGAACTCCCCTTTCCTGTCTTTGACAATTGGAGCCAGTATAAGAACACGAGTCGCAGGACCTTTGTCTTTTACTTCCAGCTTTTGGATTTCGTCAGTTATTTGTTGAGGAGACTGATGAGAAATTTCGCGACCACAGATTGGACAATGTGGATGACCAATTCGAGCGAATAAAAGCCTGAGGTAATCGTATATTTCTGTTACGGTGCCGACAGTTGAGCGAGGATTGTGAGAAGTCGATTTTTGGTCGATAGAGATTGCAGGCGAAAGGCCTTCAATGGAGTCGACGTCCGGTTTATCCATAACGCCAAGGAATTGTCGGGCATAGGAAGACAATGATTCGACATATCGACGCTGACCCTCGGCGTAAATTGTGTCGAAGGCGAGAGACGATTTACCCGAACCCGAAATGCCAGTAAAGACGATTAATTTATTTTTAGGGAGCTCGACATTAATATTCTTAAGATTATGTTCTCTTGCTCCTTTGATGATGATTTTATCCATGATAAATTCTCCTCTTGCTGTCATTCTGGAGGGAATGAAATGACCGATAGAATCTAGATCCTATCGCTTCGCTCCAGGATGACAGCGAATTTAGGAACTTAAAATTGTATCACCGAATGCAATAGTGGGGCAAGGGTTATGAGAGCGCTAAGCGTCAGGCTCTGGAGTCTGATCCGGAAGCCTGAACTGATCCCGAGGGATTACTCCATGAGGGAGAAAGACAAGTGTCCGGACCCCGAGTAGGCCTGAACTTTCTGTTTGAACTTGCATTGTATGTAAGGTCAGGTCGAATAATTGTCCTGGGGTTTTGGAGTTGTTCCAAGTTTTCTATGGTAATAATGGATGGGTTTCGAAACTTGGTATGGGTTGGTGGGGCCTCATACAGATCAGGCTGTGCGTATCTACTTGCAACTTGCCTAAACCTAATTACGGCTGTGCCGGTTGCGGCTAAGCTCAGGACAATGTAAAGGTGGTTAGATTCTCCGTTGTATGCCTCACTGAAATAAAATAAGGCAGTAGTTATACCGACAGAAGCTGAGCCTATGCAGAACATGCCGTCTTTAAATGCAGTCGTAAGTTCTTAAAAATGTCTTTCGTTCATGGATTTGCGTTTTGGCTTTTGAGATTTAATATTTGATCTCGCAAAATTGCGGCTTTTTCGAAGTCGAGGATGCGGGCGGCGTCTTTCATCTCACGGTTAAGAACTCTCATGAGTTTTTGCTTGTCGTCAGGTAGCAGAGATCCTTCTTTGGCTCTGCCGATTGCTCCTTGAATCACAGAATCTGTGTAGATTTGTTTTTTCTCCTCGTATATCTTTTCGCGTTCGATTAATTTGTCGCGAATTGGCTTATCGATCGTTGTTGGTGTAATTCCGTGTTCTTCGTTGTAAGCATTTTGAATTTTTCTTCGTCTTTCGACTTCTTTCATGGCTCTTTCCATCGAGCCTGTAATATTGTCGGCATAAAGAATTACCTGTCCGCCGACATTACGTGCCGCTCTTCCCATTGTCTGGATTAAGGATGTTTCGGAGCGCAGGAATCCTTCTTTGTCTGCATCGAGTATAGCAACGAGTGATACTTCGGGCAGATCTAATCCTTCTCTCAGTAGGTTAATACCGACTAAAACGTCGTATTTGCCGAGCCGCAAGTCGTCCAAGATGTCGCTTCTGTCTAATGTCAGGACGTCCGAATGCAGATACTGGACCTTGACGTCTTTTTCTTCTAAATAATTAGAAAGTTCTTCGGCCATTCGTTTGGTGAGTGTGGTGACGAGTGTGCGTTCGCCTTTTTGGGCTCGTTTGTCGATTTCTGAAATCAAATCTTCGATTTGGCCCTTCGATTTTCTTATCGAAATCTCAGGGTCTATAAGACCTGTTGGCCTGATTAGTTGTTCGACGACTTGGTTTGAAATGTCGAGTTCGTATTTAGCCGGAGTTGCAGAGGTGTACATTACCTGATTAATTTTTCTGGCGAATTCCTCGAACTTTAACGGTCGGTTGTCGAAAGCTGATGGTAAGCGGAAACCAAAGTCAACGAGCATTTGTTTTCGGGCGCGGTCGCCGTTATACATGCCATTTATTTGCGGGACAGTCATATGTGATTCGTCTAAAACTATCAAAAAGTCTTTGGGATAGTGTTCGAGGAGACTGTAGGGTGGGTCACCGGGACTTCTGCCGTCGAAGTGACGAGAATAGTTTTCTATCCCCTTGCAGTAGCCTAAAGTCATCATCATCTCGAGGTCGTAGTTTGTGCGCTGTTCTAGTCTGTGAGCTTCGAGTTCCTTACCTTGCGACCTGAGTTCTTGCAACCTTTGCTGGAGTTCTTGCTTGATAGTCTCCATTGCGGCAAATGTGTTTTCGTCGGAAGAAACGTAGTGCTTGGCCGGATAAATGACGACAGAATCGAGTACTTCTATCGTATCTCCAGTTACAGGATGAATGATCTCGATTTTTTCCAGTTTTTCGCCTAAAAAGCTTAACCTGACGCCGTTATTTTCATACGCGGGTAAAATTTCGACGCTTTCTCCTCTAATTCTGTAAGTTCCTCTGGCGAAATCGAGGTCGTTCCTTTCGTACTGGAGTTTTGCAAAGTTTCGCAATAAATCTTCACGAGACCAAACCTGTTCTTTCTGGATAACCATTCTGGAGTTTTGATATTCGGCCGGAGATCCTAGGTTGTAGATTGCGGAAACGGAAGCCACAACTATCACATCTTTTCTGGTAGCAAGCGCGGTAGTCGATGCTAAGCGGAGCCTGTCGATTTCTTCGTTGACTTCGGTTTCTTTTTCTATATACGTATCCGTAGTGGGCATGTAGGCTTCCGGCTGATAGTAGTCGTAGTAGGAAACAAAGTAATTGACGGAGTTTTTTGGAAAGAATTCGTGGAATTCCTGATAAAGCTGGGCTGCTAACGTTTTGTTGTGAGTTATGACAAGAGTTGGCTTTTGGGTTTTTTCGATAACGTTTGCGATTGTGAACGTTTTACCGGAACCTGTTACTCCAAGCAAGGTTTGGTGCTTTAGGCCGCCTTCCATTCCTTGTACGAGTTTCTCGATAGCTTGAGGCTGATCACCCGTTGGTTTATAGGATGAAGTTAGTTGGAATTTCATCGTAAACAGTAATTATATCATCTGAGAACTTCTCCGTCGTCATTCTGGAGGGAGTGAAACGACCGATGGAATCTAAACGAGGAGATCCTATCGCTTCGCTCCAGAATGACAGTACTTTAGGATGCCTCTGATCTTACAAGGAGAATGATTAGGAATTGTTGGCATATTGACACTTCGGGTTTTCTTTGGTAAAGTTTCGGTAATGGCTACTATTTTGTATAAACGACAGCGCGAAATACTCGACTTTCTCAATAATTACATTGATGAGCATGGGCACGCACCTACCTTGGTAGAAATTGCGAAAGAGTTTAAGCTCAAATCTCTGGCGACGGTTCACGAGCATCTCGAAACGCTTCAAAAAAAGGGTTTGATCAAGAGGACTAATGGAATTTCCCGCGGGATTGAGCTAGTCGACAAGCGGATTGGAAAGATTGTCAAAGGGATCGAACTTCCTATGGCAGGGTTTATTGCTGCCGGTTCCCCAATCGAGCCGTTTACAGACCCAAATTCTACTTTTGCCGTTTCTCAAAACTTGGTTTCTTCAAACAAGCGATCTTACGTTTTGCAGGTTAAAGGCGAGTCGATGATAGAAGACGGGATTTTAGACGGCGACTTTGTAGTGGTAGAAGAAACAAACGAAGCTCGAAATGGTGATATCGTGGTTGCGATGATTAACAACGGGGTTGTTACACTGAAGCGATATTTCAAGGAACCAACAAGGATTAGGCTGGAACCTGCAAATTCAACGATGGCTCCAATTTATGCCAAGGATGTCACTATCCAGGGCAGAGTGGTGAGCGTAATCAGACGCTACACCTAACGTAATTTGACACCTAAAGTATAATTTATTTCGAGCAAGCGAAACCCCTCGGCTTTCAAGATGACGGATGAAACTTTTAGTTTCGCGAGGCGAGAATCAAAATATCACGGCCTTCAGGCCGTGAGTAGTCTATTCGTTAATTCTGTGCTGCACCTAAGGAGTTTTGGGCAGAAATTCTTTGGGTGTTAGCGCAGAGTAAAAAGAAAGGCAACCGCTGCTGTTGTCATTACAACGAAAGTTGTTGTTCCCAAAACATTAGTTACAAAATTGTTTGTATGTTCGCCCATAACCTTTTTGTTGTTAGCAAGTATCAATATGACCAAAATTAGTGCTGGTGACATAACTCCATAGATTATTGCGGTATAAATAAGCATTCTGAACGGGTTTAGCCCTAGAAAATTGATCGCGAGACCTACAAGTGTTGCAAGTATGATTACAATGTAAAATTGCCTGGCCTTGTTAAAAGGTAGGTCTAACCCCTCTCTCCAGCCAAATACTTCAGAAAGAACGTAAGAAGCAGAACCGGCAAGAACCGGTATTGCCAGAAAACCTGTTCCTATTATTCCCGCTGCGAAAAGGAGATAGGCGAAATCGCCAGCGATTGGTTTGAGGGCAGAAGCTGCTTGTTCTGCGGATTCAATCTCGGTAATTCCCAAGGGTGCCAGAGTCACAGCGGTTGTTATGATGATGAACCACATCGTAATGTTGGAAAGGAACATGCCAAGTGTCACGTCTTTACCCATAAGCCTAAGTTCGTGTTTGGTGACGATCCACTTGTTCGTGACTTTCGATTTCATTTCTTCCATTTTATTTTCAACTTCCATAGACGTTTGCCAGAAGAAAAGGTAGGGCGAAATAGTGGTTCCAAGAATAGCGACAAAAAGGGCGATCGTGTTGTGATTCAGCTCTACGCTAGGCACAATCGTGTGAATAAAAACCTCGTACCAGTCGACACCTATTACAAAGGGTACGGCAAAATACGTGAAGAGGGCAAAAGCGAACCATTTCAAATAGCGTGCAATCGTCGCATATGAGGCAAACACCATAAGCAGAATAATCAAAGAGGTGAACAGAACTGCCCAAATAAATCGAGGTAAAGGGAGTAGGAGATTGGCCGAAGCTGCCATACCCGCTATGTTGGCACCAATATTTATAACGTTGGCAAAAACTACTAAGAATGCTATGGGGTAAAGAACCCAAATCGGGAAGTGATTTCTTAGGTTTCCGGTTAATCCATGGCCGGTAACTATTCCGATTCTGGCGCACATTTCTTGAATTGCTGCCATAAGTGGAAATGTTAGCAGTGCTGTCCATAACATGCCGAAGCCTGCTTGGGCTCCTGCCTGAGAATAAGTGGCAATACCAGAAGGGTCGTCGTCGGAAGCACCCGTAATTACGCCTGGACCAAGCTTGGAGTAAAGTTTTTTAATTTTCCCTATCACTACCTTGATTATATGGATAAATATCAGCTTAGTGTCAAACTTGACAATAGTTTTGTTTGATGCTGCAATTAACGCTATATTATGGCCACTTTGTATGTAGTTTCGACACCTATTGGGAACCTAAAAGACATCACACTCCGAGCGCTTGAGGTTCTTAAAAGCGTGGATATCATTTTCTGTGAAGATACAAGAGTGGGCGGTAAGTTGCTTAGTCATTACGATATAGATAAAAAGCTTGTTAGCGTTAACGACTTTAACGAAGAGAGAAAGGTCGCAGATGTCTTGAATGAACTTAAAGAGGGAAGAGACGTAGCTCTGATTTCGGACGCTGGAACTCCATTGATTTCGGATCCTGGTTATAAAATTGTTAGAGAAGCGATTAAAGAAGGTTTTATAGTGGAAGCATTGCCAGGTCCCTCGTCGCCGATTATAGCCCTGACTGTTTCCGGTCTTGCTCCAGACAAATTTTTGTTCGTCGGTTATTTACCGAAGAAAGAAGGCAAGAAAAAAGAATTACTTGAAAAGTTGAAAAAAACTAAAGAAGATTTAAAGTTGACTATTATTGCCTTTGAATCACCTTTTAGACTTCTCAAAACTCTCGATGCGATAGAAGAAGTTTTTGGAAATATTGAAATGGTTGTTGCACGGGAGTTAACTAAGATGCACGAAGAGTTGGTCCGCGCAAAAATTTCTGATATTAAGACCCACTTTGAAAAAAAGAGGCCAAAAGGCGAGCTTGTCGTTCTTATCTAGAAACTCCAAGAGCTTCGCCTAATCGCCTCACACCTTTGTGTTGAAGTACTTTCACATTACCTTCTCCTTTGCCTAGTTTTTCAGAAGTTTCCTTTACACTTAATCCCTCGACAAACCGACAAAGCACAACCTCTCGCTGCGCTGTGGGTAAGTGATCGACAAGTTTCCAAAGCAATTTGCTAACTTGGGCTACCCATATTGCTTCAATTACTACAGATGTTGGGTCTTCTGTTAGACGGTTCTGAGCAGGCCCGTCTGTTACAAAGTTGGTTTGAACCTCGTGAACTGAGTTTTTTCTCAAACGGTTGATTACTGTGCGTCTTGCAATTTGGAAAAGCCATGCCCTAAATTGTCTTTCTCCTCGGTATGAGAAGTCTGATCCCGGGAGGTTCTCTAAGGCCTTTATGAAAACTTCATGGGCAAGGTCGTCGGCAATTTGAGGATCTTTCAAACTTTTTCTAAGAAATCCGCGAATGCTATTGAAATGAGTTTCGTAGATGACACTAAAGGCGTCGAGGTCTCCCGACCTAACCCTTTCTACGGCCTCTCGTTCATCGAAAGAACTTGCTGTTTCCGTTAGCATGTCATAATTTTGTGACCTGTAAGCAATGAGCCTGTCGTTAATTTCGAGAAGTCCTAGCTTGTCAAGTGCGTGTCTGTGAATTGTCGAGACATAACCCCTATGTTGAAGCCCAAGCGCTGATGCTACTTCTAAATCTTTCTTTGGCGGAAGGTTCGAAAGTCCGTATTTTTCTCTCAACACAGATTTTTCGATAGTCTCAAGACCTAAAAAGGATGTCCTTAGTAATACCTCCTTAAACGCTTGTGTGACTTGAGCTCTCCTATCTGCTTGAGAGACGGAGTCTAATACTCCACCTACCATTGTTCTTTCTGGGTTATTGAATAATATCTGGAAAGAACCTGTTGAATTGTCTATCACCAGACCGAAGGGTCGTTCGCCTTCTGGAACAGTTTGGACATCGAATAAGATTGTCGGGCTATCTGTTAATTCGGCAGCAGGTACTCGTCCGGGTATTTCGATTTCCTGAGTTGCCATATTGGCGACTATTGTAGCAAATTGCGGCCGGTCATCTGTGGAGGCTTGGGAATATTTAGGATCGTAAGGATTGTTGGGGCAATGTCTGCAAGTATTCCTTGTTTTAGCTGAGTTGTATTTCCTTTAAGTTCTGGAAGGGCGAAAATGCAAGGCGTGGGGTTTTCATTGTGCTCTGTGTCGATTGCGCCCGTTTTAGGATTTATTAACTGTTCCGCGTTACCGTGATCGGAAGTTATTATTATTCCTCCTCCCGCGGAAAATGAAGCGTTTGCAAGAGTTGCCAAGCACTTGTCTACCGTTTGAACAGCCCTTATTGCAGCTTCTAGGTTGCCTGTGTGCGCAACCATGTCGGGATTTGCGAAGTTGATAACGATAAGATCATAAACGCGGCTTTCGATTCTTTTTACGACTTCATTTGTAAGCTCTATTGCTGCCATTTCAGGTTTTTGGTCGTAAGAGGCCACACGAGGAGAATTCACTAAAAGTCTGTCTTCGCCTGCGTATGGTGGTTCCCTGCCGCCGTTAAAGAAATAGGTAACGTGTGCATATTTTTCGGTTTCCGCGATATGAAATTGTCTCAGGCCCCGTTCAGCGAAAACACGCGCAAGCGGCATTACGACGGTTTCTTTTTCAAATGCTATTGCCGAAACTGGTAATCCATCTTCGTATTTTGTCATCGTGGCAAAATACAGGTTTGGGATTTTGGATCCTCTGTCAAAGGTTTTTATCTGTTCTTTGGAAGTGGTGGTAACGGTGTCGAATTTATCCAGCACAAAGCTTTTTGTAAGTTGCCTTGCTCTGTCTGGCCGGTAGTTGAAAAAGATTATTGAATCCCCTTTCTCTATAAATCCGCTTTGTTCTTCTCCTGACCTTTCAATTGTTATTGGCTCTATAAACTCGTCGGTGATGCCTTTAAGGTAGGAGTCTTCGATGAGCTGGATGGGGTCGGTCGACTTGTTTTGCGATTTACCCGTTAGGCAATCGTAAGCCTTTTGAGTTCTCTCCCAATGATTATCGCGGTCCATTGCAAAATATCTGCCGATAATCGACGATATTTCCCCAAGACTTTCTTGAGTTATCTTGTTTTGGATCTGCGTGACGTAATTTTTGGCAGACGAAGGGGGGCTGTCTCTGCCGTCTGTGAATAAGTGAATCTTAATTCTTTTGGAATCGATGGCAGATTTTTTTAGGAAGGTAAGGATTGCAAAAAGGTGATCCACGTCGCTGTGTACTGACCCGTATCCCACGAGTCCCATAACATGAATTTTGGAATTGTTTTTGTTAGCATGCCCAATTGCTCCAAGGAGTGCTTCGTTATTTTCAAAATCTCCGTTTGCAATAGCGTGATTTATTTTCAACAGATCCTGGAATACTATTTTGCCGGCGCCTAAATTCTGATGACCGACTTCGCTGTTTCCAACTTCACCTGCCGGTAGGCCGACGGCTTGTCCGCCGGTTTCAAGAAATGTGTGAGGGTAAGAAAACCATAGGCCGTTAAAGTTGACTGGGTTAGCTTTTATAACAGCGTTACCTGGGGAATCTTCGGCTGTCGCCCAGCCGTCTAGAATACACAGAATTAACGGTTTTGGTTTGCGGCTTAATCTGATCACTTGGAAAGTATGTGCTCTATTTCAAGTAGCCTGTTGTACTTTGCGACTCTTTCGCCCCGGGCTGGAGCGCCGAATTTTGCATAGCTTGCTCCAATTCCAACTGCAAAATCGGCAATAAAGTCGTCATTTGTTTCTCCGGATCTGTGAGACGCAATTATTTTGAACTGAGCCTGTTTTGCGCTTTTTACGACTTCGAGCGTTTCGGTTATCGTTCCGATTTGATTGGGTTTAATGATTATGGCGTTGGCGGCTTTTTCAGAAATTGCCTTTTCGAGTCGTATTTTATTTGTAGTTGTTAGGTCGTCGGCAATTACTGAAGTTTTGGATCCGACTTTTTGTGTAAAAATTTGCCAGCTTACCCAATCGTCTTGGTCGAACGGATCTTCTATCGAATGAATTGGGAAATTAGCTAGAAGGTCTTCCAAGTACTTCGTAAAGTCTGGTGCGTTAAGGGTTTTATTGGAATCTTTGATTTTGTAACCATCTTGTTGCCTTAGGTTGCTAGCTGCAACGTCGAGGGCAAAATCAAGATGGTCTTGTGAGCGGTTTTTAGAAGCAGCCTCTTTTAATAGATCGAGGGCTTGTTTGTTGGAAGAGAGAGGTGGAGCAAAGCCTCCTTCATCACCCAGCAAAATTGGTAAGTTCATGGTTTTTAGGAGTGATTGCAGGCTGAAGTAAGTTTCTGTTGCCACCTCCAGACAGGCTGAATAATTTTT
The DNA window shown above is from Candidatus Curtissbacteria bacterium and carries:
- the uvrA gene encoding excinuclease ABC subunit UvrA; its protein translation is MTARGEFIMDKIIIKGAREHNLKNINVELPKNKLIVFTGISGSGKSSLAFDTIYAEGQRRYVESLSSYARQFLGVMDKPDVDSIEGLSPAISIDQKSTSHNPRSTVGTVTEIYDYLRLLFARIGHPHCPICGREISHQSPQQITDEIQKLEVKDKGPATRVLILAPIVKDRKGEFKDLFKDVAKRGYRQVRVDGQIKDIDEDFVLIKTNKHSIEVVIDRLTIPAEKSRLSQSVEQALALGEGTVIVSEILDKSFDIPQYPQQMKDHLFSEKFACPQDNISLPEIEPRSFSFNSPHGACPACNGLGTIRKVDPALILNPNLSIAEGAILPWARIVQTDSWSWRVLEQACRENGVSLDKPTGELPKEKLDLVLYGNQNKNFKVKGLNRLGKLVSWNTSFEGVITNLERRYSQTESDYVRKEIEKFMRIDTCDVCKGTRLKPEALSITIDEKSIAEIADQAIVDLSFWLKKVSDASATLLNDREKTIAKSILKELVLRTQFLLDVGLEYLTISRTANTLAGGEAQRIRLASQIGSGLSGVLYVLDEPSIGLHQRDNNRLITTLKRLRDLQNTVVVVEHDRDMMLESDEILDFGPAAGGHGGHVVSQGTPSHIMKDPKSLTGKYLSGKKKVEVYVSPEEVRHEILSNTRPFQKARVTNGNTKKLTLIGAKEHNLKNIDVEFPLGKFVCVTGVSGSGKSTLIHDILYKALAGEIYRSRQKAGEHEGLMGHDELDKVILIDQSPIGRTPRSNPATYTGAFTYIRDLFAKTTDARIRGYKPGRFSFNVKGGRCEACEGEGQVKIEMQFLPDVYVDCEVCGGKRYNDEALEIHYKNKNISEVLDMTVEETLKFFENIPTITSKMQTIYDVGLGYIRLGQPAPTLSGGEAQRVKLATELSKRSTGKTLYILDEPTTGLHFADIERLLLILKRLVAQGNTVIIIEHNLDVIKNTDWIIDLGPEGGAGGGQIVATGTPQEIAKVKNSYTGQFLAKELL
- the uvrB gene encoding excinuclease ABC subunit UvrB; translated protein: MKFQLTSSYKPTGDQPQAIEKLVQGMEGGLKHQTLLGVTGSGKTFTIANVIEKTQKPTLVITHNKTLAAQLYQEFHEFFPKNSVNYFVSYYDYYQPEAYMPTTDTYIEKETEVNEEIDRLRLASTTALATRKDVIVVASVSAIYNLGSPAEYQNSRMVIQKEQVWSREDLLRNFAKLQYERNDLDFARGTYRIRGESVEILPAYENNGVRLSFLGEKLEKIEIIHPVTGDTIEVLDSVVIYPAKHYVSSDENTFAAMETIKQELQQRLQELRSQGKELEAHRLEQRTNYDLEMMMTLGYCKGIENYSRHFDGRSPGDPPYSLLEHYPKDFLIVLDESHMTVPQINGMYNGDRARKQMLVDFGFRLPSAFDNRPLKFEEFARKINQVMYTSATPAKYELDISNQVVEQLIRPTGLIDPEISIRKSKGQIEDLISEIDKRAQKGERTLVTTLTKRMAEELSNYLEEKDVKVQYLHSDVLTLDRSDILDDLRLGKYDVLVGINLLREGLDLPEVSLVAILDADKEGFLRSETSLIQTMGRAARNVGGQVILYADNITGSMERAMKEVERRRKIQNAYNEEHGITPTTIDKPIRDKLIEREKIYEEKKQIYTDSVIQGAIGRAKEGSLLPDDKQKLMRVLNREMKDAARILDFEKAAILRDQILNLKSQNANP
- the lexA gene encoding transcriptional repressor LexA; this translates as MATILYKRQREILDFLNNYIDEHGHAPTLVEIAKEFKLKSLATVHEHLETLQKKGLIKRTNGISRGIELVDKRIGKIVKGIELPMAGFIAAGSPIEPFTDPNSTFAVSQNLVSSNKRSYVLQVKGESMIEDGILDGDFVVVEETNEARNGDIVVAMINNGVVTLKRYFKEPTRIRLEPANSTMAPIYAKDVTIQGRVVSVIRRYT
- a CDS encoding divalent metal cation transporter, whose protein sequence is MIGKIKKLYSKLGPGVITGASDDDPSGIATYSQAGAQAGFGMLWTALLTFPLMAAIQEMCARIGIVTGHGLTGNLRNHFPIWVLYPIAFLVVFANVINIGANIAGMAASANLLLPLPRFIWAVLFTSLIILLMVFASYATIARYLKWFAFALFTYFAVPFVIGVDWYEVFIHTIVPSVELNHNTIALFVAILGTTISPYLFFWQTSMEVENKMEEMKSKVTNKWIVTKHELRLMGKDVTLGMFLSNITMWFIIITTAVTLAPLGITEIESAEQAASALKPIAGDFAYLLFAAGIIGTGFLAIPVLAGSASYVLSEVFGWREGLDLPFNKARQFYIVIILATLVGLAINFLGLNPFRMLIYTAIIYGVMSPALILVILILANNKKVMGEHTNNFVTNVLGTTTFVVMTTAAVAFLFTLR
- the rsmI gene encoding 16S rRNA (cytidine(1402)-2'-O)-methyltransferase, which translates into the protein MATLYVVSTPIGNLKDITLRALEVLKSVDIIFCEDTRVGGKLLSHYDIDKKLVSVNDFNEERKVADVLNELKEGRDVALISDAGTPLISDPGYKIVREAIKEGFIVEALPGPSSPIIALTVSGLAPDKFLFVGYLPKKEGKKKELLEKLKKTKEDLKLTIIAFESPFRLLKTLDAIEEVFGNIEMVVARELTKMHEELVRAKISDIKTHFEKKRPKGELVVLI
- a CDS encoding sigma-70 family RNA polymerase sigma factor, encoding MATQEIEIPGRVPAAELTDSPTILFDVQTVPEGERPFGLVIDNSTGSFQILFNNPERTMVGGVLDSVSQADRRAQVTQAFKEVLLRTSFLGLETIEKSVLREKYGLSNLPPKKDLEVASALGLQHRGYVSTIHRHALDKLGLLEINDRLIAYRSQNYDMLTETASSFDEREAVERVRSGDLDAFSVIYETHFNSIRGFLRKSLKDPQIADDLAHEVFIKALENLPGSDFSYRGERQFRAWLFQIARRTVINRLRKNSVHEVQTNFVTDGPAQNRLTEDPTSVVIEAIWVAQVSKLLWKLVDHLPTAQREVVLCRFVEGLSVKETSEKLGKGEGNVKVLQHKGVRRLGEALGVSR